Within Anopheles ziemanni chromosome 2, idAnoZiCoDA_A2_x.2, whole genome shotgun sequence, the genomic segment ATaagttccgttttttttaatttcaagcatctttctTTCAAATTTAGTTGTTTGTGTACTTACGGATTCGATTTGTAAGTCTGGCGGAGGTGTAGAAAAAGTACCTTCTATGTAGTAtatcttttattttagaaaGCACAATTGAAAGCTCTGTGCTAGAGAACAGACTATCTTCATACTAAATCACCTTCATTTTGCTTGATTCATACCAGACTATTTTAAGGCCACACACTCGGAGtgaaaatgatttgttttcatagATTTGAAAATGCGTACAAGCGTGATGCGTATAAttggcaaaaataaattaattaccgATGTGTCACCAGTTTTCCCACCTTTTTGCCACACCGAAGCGTCTAACGCTTGGTTTTCCAGCGCTACCGCTGAAAagatgatgggaaaaataaaataatatgtaCATTGATTCGTCTTTCACAGCTACGTTAGACATTCAGAGCGTCTTAGCGATTCCTGGACTTGCTGCGTCCTATTTCCACGAGTCCCGTGTTTTCGGGATCCTTAAATACACTATCGCTCGAGTAATTATCGATTTCCATTCGAACGTTCCGCGAGTCGTCGCTAAACCTCGCTTGCCGATGCTCATTTTACCATGACCACCGTAGAGCCGCAATGTGCCATGCCACCTCCACGAGGTTGGCACTTTTCACTTGCACGGCGTATGTGGCGGGAGTTTTCCGACAACTGCTCCTTGATAATTACCTCGCAGATGTCGGTACCAGGCTCGAACCTTGCCGAAGTTTCGTACGCACAATTTGCCCGCTCCGCGCGTACTGGAAAAGGACGGAACGCAAATCAAATCAGTATTGATTGCTTTTCCCCGGAACGCATTTAATCTGCAGAAGTTTTTCCGGCCCAAGTTTACCTTCGGACCAAAAAACCAGTCAAACATTTGGTCGcctaaaaaatatgtttactttCGTTTGCTAATTGCTTGCTTGTGCAGTATCCGATTGGTCCGAAGCCGTGTGCTGATTTACTGATGTTTGAATGGGCTGACCATTTCTTTGTGTAAAATGTAATTCGATTGAAGAAACCCCCCTCGTTGGTATTTCCCAAAAATACCATCTTGTCCGTTCATCTGATCACCGCTGTTGTCCcttatcaaatcaaattgatgaatttaaaaaaaaaacgcatatTCAAATTGTAAACTAAAAACCTACTTACATGAAacttgattattttattgccCCAAACGCACGAAGAAAAACAGTCGCTTATTAATCAAACAGCATAGACGCTGCGGCTACAAACTTTTGACCTTGGCAGCCATACAAGCACCGAGTGTATGATGTTTACATCTTCCCGGTTTCGGGGCCATCCTTTTTCGAAtcgtcatccgatgatgcagCAGTTATCAGCGCTCCATGCTAATTTTGCTCCGACATTACGGTGGTTTCCCTCCGGGGGAACGGTTTGTCGATAATGTATTCTTAAACAGCGTGATCATTTAGCACCAGTGGATTAGGTCGAATGACCGAAACAGTTCCGGTGTGTTATAGCAACAGATGAAACACAACTTCCCCTGTACTGGATGTAATGTACACGGTGTCCAATATATTCTCatacaaattcaaacatcaattattttataacataatttcggattacatttttataaatcatTCACAACATAATTTCGCATTCACGTACAACTTCTATCGTTATTTTGTCGCATATTCCAATATTGTTGATAttcatttaaataattcatttaatTGCTATCCAGTGAATTGGGAGGGCAGACTTCTGGATTTAAAAAAGGTAGTCAAACTTGTTCATTTACAGAAATGGGTCAAATTAGTAGTATAATaaataatgacaaaaaaaacaaaaattttatgTCTTATGTAAACACATTAGaatgattaaaaatatgtcacaCAGTGTTTGACCTGCGGCATCGGCACTACGGCTCGGTGCAAAAAATGTATGAGAATTTATTGGACACCGTGTACATTGGTCGGGGTGGAGTTTACAATCACCGTTGCCCATGAAAAGATGCGTAACACAGTTCGGAGTagaatcattttgttttttttagcaaaCTCCGTTTTCCACTCCGCAAACTCCGCAAAGTTTCAaacgtttggtttggtttggtttgaaatttgtttaactGCTTTttgatgagtttttttttgttccaatcTATTTCACAGAAATGGGCGCGAGGCACGCAACCGAGCGGAAAAGAATCGGCGCGACAAGCTTAATGGATCGATACAGGAACTGTCCGCGATGGTGCCGCATGTGGCCGAGTCTCCGAGGCGTGTGGACAAAACTGCCGTACTGCGCTTCTCGGCCCACGGTCTGCGGGTGGACTATGGTAAGTCTATGGAACTATGTTTTCTGCTTTAATCTTTATCTCTTCCTGCATtgtgtgttttgatttggttttcattAAACGATGATCCATGAGCATCGTTTTACATGATTTTAAACCCCTTTTGAACGGCAATGGTAATGGAACAGAAATGGTTTTTCTGTTTACGAAATATCGGTGCTGTTAAATTGTTGTATATGTTAAATTACAtacactttttccttttttttttttcctttgaccTTGCTCGATGATTTATAAGAACATTAATCTACCTTTCACTCCGCAGTGTTTGGCAAGTCGAAACCGGAAGAAACGTTCAAACCCGAAGCCCAGGACTCGCTGTTCCGCATGCTGAACGGGTTTCTGCTGACCGTAACTTGCCGAGGCCAGATCGTGCTGGTGTCCCCTTCCGTGGAGCAGTTTTTGGGACACTGTCAGGTGAGTGTTACTATCAACCAGCTTCCCACCTACATTACTCATGGGTTAGTGTtactgaaaaaaaattttaaaacaaatcttcTCAACAAACCCCCATTCCTACCCCATCTGGCTTTACACAGATGTGTTgtgtatgttattttttctctctgttGCTCTTGTGTTTCTTATCGCCttttcatgttgttttttgtttttttgataCCGACATTAAATTATTCTGTGATTACGTCAACATAGCTTGCGAAAAAGTGAGTCGCACTCCAACCGAGTTTGATtgcaataattttaatttcttcagAATCTAAACATTCCAAATGGAGCGGAggcaaatgttttgatttagatttttttcccAGCCATAACAAGTCAATCTTCAGCACAATCACTTCTTGGGCGGTGGAGGAATCCCAGCTCCATAAATGGTTGGTGCGGTCGAAATCGGTTTACACTGTGGTGGCATTCGGCAATCTGCTAAATCATGTGCTAACGCGACCGACCCGGCTTAATCTTAGCCAAAATGACAAATCATTTTGCTAAAAGTATGAATGCTTCAAACActattcgattcgatttcgattcaaacacaaacgcgaTTCCTATCACTTCCTTTCTAAATCATGTTCCTCTGGTTGGCAGCAATATtcgaaagcgaaaggaaaacggacCTGCTCGTACGTTGTACCGGTTCGCGGTTTTGTATTTGTCTTATTTTTGGCTATCTCACCTGTTCAGGGTGTTTGcgaaataagttttttttttatgccagAGGCATCGAatgcagcaaaaacaaaaattatatgaCCCAGATTTGATCTCACAATTCCCACTTACCGCCCGGTATTTAAGCTAAGCGATCGTTTGAACTGACGATTGGTTGTGCTTAGTGAGAAGTGATTGTAAACTTGACATTATGGTgcttgatttgatttggaatTCTTTCGCTTTGCCTTGTGTCGTTTACCTTCTTATTATGCACGGGTTATACATAGTAAAAGTAAATACCTTTCGATAAAGCCTGCCATCTTATTGACGCGTTTATTTTGGACTTCTCAAAGTACTCTAATTTTATAAATGATATGTTATATGTGTACGGATATATCTGGCTCAATCtaaacgtttttttgtgaAGAGGCTGGAAAATATtaccaaaatgtattatcgtATGTTAAGAAAACAACTAATAATCTGCGTtgttttttgtaatgtttCGTATGTTCACAATGATTTTGCATGGCAATCGATTGTTGTTCTTGAAACAATATATAtccaaataacaaaaatatgcGAAGCACGCAGATTTGTGGTCTTAACATGGCCTTGTCTTCCAATAAAATTACTGTAGCAAAACAGTACTATAAAAATTCAACGCAATACAaaccaattttatttgttttcttgttgggACACAAATAATACATGAAATATTCTCTCGAATCGTCCCGCTGGATGGCAACTATTTGTCTCGCTGTGGAGAAAAGTGATTGTGAGAGGGGCGGAGATGAGTGGAAGGGAGGGTGATCTTTGCCTTCTAGCACAAGCGACCTTTACCAGCATTTCCTCCCGTGGTGCCAATTTGCTTAgttggaaatgttttcaaaccgAGTTTTTCCGCGCTCTGCAATTTGCATCTCGCAAATGCGCCCACTTGCACACCGGGACAAAGTGCAGCTCCTGTAGCCGGTTGCATCTTTATCGGGCCTTTCAAGGTTCCCGCAGGTCGCGCCTCGCAACATTCCTAGGTCGACTTGCCTTGTCCGGCTAGCGGTGGAAACCTGGAGGGGGGAGAGCTGCGTGTGGGCTGGTTCTGAAGCGTAAACATTCGTGACTACGTGCCTGACGGAAGGATGTCTTCGCTTGTTGTGCTACTACCAACCGCAACGAAGTGATTGCCTCGCTTCTTTTCTAACGGGGCAACACTCAAGGTCAGGTCTGTTTTTCGCGAACAAACGGAGACCGCTCCATTTATGCATCGTGGTGCAGCACCACGGCTACCGAAGCCCCCGCACAGGACATATTCTATTTAGCTAGCGAAGAGGAATTTGTTGACAACAAAGATCGAATGTACACGAGCAAATGAATTATGATGAAACGTGGCGTTGCGTTTTGCGAAACGCGATCACATTTCCGGATCGCATGAAGATTGCCGGAGCGTGGCGAATTTGTGCGTGAATGTAGTTTTGCAACCATTATGTATGAGTTGTTGCTTGTTTTCATCTGTTTCATTCGTATCTTTTATCGTGGCGATAAATCAGACGTGCTAATACGCTTGTGCTAATAAGGTCCGTTTATTTTCGTGTCTATGATGGTTCCACGCTATTTTTATTGCGCCACGTGGTAGGCGGCAGGCGggtttgtgaaaaataaaatgattaaaatttgacTTGAAACTAACACAATAAACACAATGTAGCACCAGTACAATTTCAAGCTGTTGGAAGATTATCGTATTCGACGAGTtactttaagttttttttttctaaaagaaaatccctcgtacaatcacaaatattgtggtttttttgctttttacgTTAGAACTACCGGGATTAGGACGCGAGAAACTCTGTCGCGATTAGTCAATATGGCCGATGGTTCCGGTGGCAATTTCAACGAACCGATATATGATTAATGTTTATGTAGATAAAATTGGTTTTTTGAATCATACATTGAGCTGGCCTTGATATGAATTtgtatttgaaaaacaatgtaaCAATGAGTGCGGCGAATTTTTACAGTTTCTCAATTATGCTTTTTTAACTATTGTATTTGAATGGTTTGCCTTTGATTACTTCTAGACTGATCTGTACGGGCAGAACCTGTTCAATCTAACTCACCCGGACGATCACGCGCTGCTGAAGCAACAGCTGGTACCAACGAATCTGGTGAACTTGTTCGATGGAGCCGCTTCGCCAGGGAGTGGACCGTTGGGGACGAGCGGTAGCAGTAGCGGTGGATCCTCGCTTGCCATGCTCAGCCCACCGTTAGAGGGCAAACCCGGCGACGAGCAGGAAACGGGGAGCGACGAAAGGCGCTCCCAgcgcgaggaggaggaggaaattgACAGGAGACTACGGAGCGATAGCCGGAAGTTTACCATCAGGTAAGTGATGCCTTCCGCGCCTCCAATTCTGACTCGAGCGAGGCTAATAATAATCGCAATCATAATAATGATATTTCCTTCCAACCAAACAGGATGGCCCGGGCTGGACCCCGATCGGAGGCAACGACGTACGAGCTCGTCACGATCGATGGCTGCTTCCGGCGCGCCGATTTGGCTCCACGCGGAACGGCCAAGTCCGGCGGTGGAACGTCCGGTATGCAAATGATACGGCGGGCGCGTGGTCGGGACGAAGCCATACCGCTACATAGCATCAACGGGAACGACATCGTAAGTGATAAGAACGTGCGGATTGTTCTGCTTTCTGTCGAGCACGTCACGGTTGCTGGTTGCGTGTGGTTCGAATGTTGTAACAGCTGCACTGACACGCGCACCTGAAAACATTcattgaaacatattttctcgACGATCTAGTTTGTCAAGAATGTTGaaccttttcctttcgcttaACTTGTTAGTCATatttcacacacacaaacgaaacACATCAGGAAAAGGCACATCAACATGATAGGTGTTGACAACAATTAGGCTGTTAGAATAATTAGACTATCCCACGATCTTAACACTCTCTATCTTATCTTATCTCGCCCGCAACCCCAGGTTCTCATTGGCCTAGCACGAGTGATGAAGGTGCCATCTATCTGTGATCGTTTGATTGAGGCTTGCAAGTATGAGTACAAAACTCGCCACCTGATCGACGGGCGTATCGTGCAGTGCGATCAGCGGATATCGATAGTGGCCGGCTACCTTACGGACGAAGTGTCCGGCCTGTCCCCGTTCACCTTCATGCACCGGGATGACGTCCGATGGGTGATAGTAGCGTTGCGACAGAGTAAGATCACGGGGTTGTTGCTCTCTTGCGAGTGCACGTTGCGTTGGTGGTACCAATGAAGGctaactgttttttgtttctttttttatagtGTACGATTATAACCAGAATGGCGAATCCTGCTACAGGCTGATGTCACGCACCGGGGATTTTATCTATCTGAAAACGCGTGGCTACCTGGAGGTGGATAGCGATACCAAAGTGGTGCAGTCGTTCGTCTGCATTAATACGCTCGTGTCGGAGGAGGAGGGTCAACGGTTGGTGCGCGAGATGAAGCGCAAGTTCTCGGTGATCGTGGACAAGGTGGAGCTACCGGACGAGAGCGGTGAACCGGTGGTCGAAAATCCGATGCAAATTGAGGAAGCGGTCATGAATCTGATCACCAACTTGGACGGCGAAGAGAAACTGCTCTCCACGATGCCAGCATCCCCCGCCACCAGCGTAAAGTCGGGCCCGGGTGACGGTATGTCCGGGTTGGCAATCGTTGCACCAGAAAAGAGCTCGATCAAGTCGGCGATCGTGAAAAGCATCAACGTCGTGTCGATCGCGTCGAAAACGATACGTGAGTCACGCGGTTCGCCCGGCGACTGGTCGCCGCTGAACGGTGACCAGCAGAGCAGTAACGATAGCAGTAGTACCGGTGGTACAGCAGGCATGGCCAGTGACGATCCAATGTCACCGTCGCAAGTGGCATCGCCGTCCCCTGGCGGGGGATCTCGGGCAGGCTTCTTTTCTACAGCACCACCCCAAAGAGCGATGGTTGTACAGAAGCGCGAGTCTGCATCACCGCAACCGTCGGGTTCGGGCAGCGTTGAACAGCGTGTGCCACCATTGCCCAACTCGGAACACTACTTTACACAACCTTTCTCACCCTCGGGTGGTGGAGGAACGTCCGTTTTATCGCCAGCCTCTTCGCAACACAGTCAACGAAATGTCAGGAGTCCACACGGTTACGGAGGCAGTGTACCTTCTCCGCCGTCAAATGCCTTCTCGAGGGCAGGTGACGGTGGTACGACACTCGTAAGCCCGGTAAGCCACAGTGGAGGACCGACACGTACCACGAGCGTTCTAAAGCGCAcctacagcaacagcagcatatGCAGTCTAACGGGTTCGGACGGGGAGTACAATAGCCTGAACAGTGGAAACCCAGGGGGGAATAAACGATGTAAGAGTGGTTCTCCCGATCTGGCCAGTTGCTTCCACGAGCTTATGAATCCTGCTTCTGGTGAGTTGTGGGGGGGGGACATTATTTTCCAGGAAAACCGTTCCTATTATTTTGTGTTGCTCTTTTTGTAGATCTTACATCCTTCCTACCAAGCTCTTTCGACGCCGTGGATCAGTCGCTAACGTTGATGGAAACAACCACGACTATTATTCGCGAACAAGTTAGCAACTTCCCAAACCTTCACGAGTCGCATAATCAGTTGGAACGGATAGCGGTAAGTTCGTGAGCCAATGCTCATTTTCAGTTAAtcagggaaagaaaacatgctTCCTATGTTCACTAAAACATtcgtaatatttaaa encodes:
- the LOC131293926 gene encoding protein trachealess-like; this encodes MNISTQGYAPAGDGMGRRSSYSKPSYFGHRHFGGPTSGPSSGASFEELDVRSFDDPGPSAGQRMRIKTPSSAPDNGFVEGFEGFVPYAEENRPFFPPTLHPAAGSYQPAQGFNPHQHHHHHHHHPGGGAGRYGGYPPSGALRMQQEVGMYGGNYGASVPTWYQHPAAHQHHHPHPHGGYQQHLAPHQATPRCYPLPPEHMYSMFNFNRNGREARNRAEKNRRDKLNGSIQELSAMVPHVAESPRRVDKTAVLRFSAHGLRVDYVFGKSKPEETFKPEAQDSLFRMLNGFLLTVTCRGQIVLVSPSVEQFLGHCQTDLYGQNLFNLTHPDDHALLKQQLVPTNLVNLFDGAASPGSGPLGTSGSSSGGSSLAMLSPPLEGKPGDEQETGSDERRSQREEEEEIDRRLRSDSRKFTIRMARAGPRSEATTYELVTIDGCFRRADLAPRGTAKSGGGTSGMQMIRRARGRDEAIPLHSINGNDIVLIGLARVMKVPSICDRLIEACKYEYKTRHLIDGRIVQCDQRISIVAGYLTDEVSGLSPFTFMHRDDVRWVIVALRQMYDYNQNGESCYRLMSRTGDFIYLKTRGYLEVDSDTKVVQSFVCINTLVSEEEGQRLVREMKRKFSVIVDKVELPDESGEPVVENPMQIEEAVMNLITNLDGEEKLLSTMPASPATSVKSGPGDGMSGLAIVAPEKSSIKSAIVKSINVVSIASKTIRESRGSPGDWSPLNGDQQSSNDSSSTGGTAGMASDDPMSPSQVASPSPGGGSRAGFFSTAPPQRAMVVQKRESASPQPSGSGSVEQRVPPLPNSEHYFTQPFSPSGGGGTSVLSPASSQHSQRNVRSPHGYGGSVPSPPPVSHSGGPTRTTSVLKRTYSNSSICSLTGSDGEYNSLNSGNPGGNKRCKSGSPDLASCFHELMNPASDLTSFLPSSFDAVDQSLTLMETTTTIIREQVSNFPNLHESHNQLERIAEEHQEQRQMLQSIQEEFQIQMSNGVGSRSAAGRQGPGGGSGRNDHGTSMVTVTTPSTTSSTTSYLLAGSVEDSDAIFCSTGPHGRQSTGSSSTVSSMMASVITPNIARSQAHGSTLDGGS